From one Sulfurihydrogenibium sp. genomic stretch:
- a CDS encoding mannose-1-phosphate guanylyltransferase/mannose-6-phosphate isomerase yields MKAVILAGGSGTRLFPLSRKNLPKQFLKIADDQSLFQKTIDRALKIVKSPKDIIIITNKEYIFHLKSQLREINHSENDFHIITEPVGRNTAPAIALAVKYLTEKQDIPFDETIFISPSDHIIQPIQEFVEYVKKADELAKEGYIITFGVKPTKPETGYGYIEAGEKIKDGYKVIKFHEKPSIEKAAEYLMKGNFYWNSGMFTFSIQTIFDEFKNHSEEIYQMINDNNFEELLKNFEAMPDISIDYAVMEKTNKAAVIPMNIKWSDVGSWDSVHEILPKDENQNVKVGKVIDIDTKNSMIIGNKRVISTIGLENLIIVETDDVILIAKQGEGQKVREIVNKIKNDKQLSYLVDLHTTVYRPWGSYTELEKGERYKIKRITVYPGESLSLQMHYHRSEHWIVVKGTAKVVLEENGEIKEYFVHENESIYVPKTTKHRLVNPGKIPLELIEVQVGEYVEEDDIVRFNDVYGRC; encoded by the coding sequence ATGAAAGCAGTTATACTTGCTGGTGGAAGTGGGACAAGACTTTTTCCATTATCCAGAAAAAACCTGCCAAAGCAGTTTTTAAAAATTGCAGATGATCAATCACTTTTCCAAAAAACCATAGATAGAGCCTTAAAAATAGTAAAAAGTCCAAAAGATATAATAATCATAACAAACAAAGAATATATTTTTCACCTAAAAAGTCAGCTAAGAGAAATAAATCATTCTGAAAATGATTTTCATATTATTACCGAGCCGGTAGGAAGAAATACAGCACCAGCCATAGCCTTAGCAGTTAAATATCTAACAGAAAAACAAGACATACCATTTGATGAAACTATTTTTATATCTCCATCAGACCATATTATACAGCCTATCCAGGAGTTTGTAGAGTATGTTAAAAAAGCAGACGAGCTTGCAAAGGAAGGATATATCATAACCTTTGGAGTAAAACCTACAAAGCCGGAAACTGGTTATGGTTATATAGAAGCCGGAGAAAAGATAAAAGATGGGTACAAAGTCATAAAATTTCATGAAAAACCATCCATAGAAAAAGCTGCAGAATATCTGATGAAAGGAAATTTTTATTGGAACAGCGGAATGTTTACATTTAGCATTCAAACAATCTTTGATGAGTTTAAAAATCATAGTGAAGAAATATATCAGATGATAAATGATAATAACTTTGAAGAACTACTTAAAAACTTTGAAGCAATGCCAGATATATCGATAGATTATGCAGTAATGGAAAAGACAAACAAAGCAGCAGTAATTCCGATGAACATTAAATGGTCAGATGTTGGATCATGGGATAGTGTACATGAGATACTACCAAAAGATGAAAATCAAAACGTGAAAGTTGGCAAAGTAATAGATATAGACACAAAAAACAGTATGATAATAGGAAATAAAAGAGTAATATCCACGATAGGACTTGAAAATCTTATAATAGTAGAAACTGATGATGTTATCCTGATAGCTAAACAAGGAGAAGGGCAAAAAGTAAGAGAGATAGTAAATAAGATAAAAAACGATAAACAGCTTAGCTATTTAGTAGACCTGCACACTACAGTTTATAGACCTTGGGGAAGCTATACTGAGCTTGAAAAAGGAGAAAGATATAAAATAAAAAGAATAACTGTATATCCTGGAGAGTCTTTGAGCCTACAGATGCATTATCACAGAAGCGAACACTGGATAGTAGTAAAAGGCACTGCAAAAGTAGTTTTAGAAGAAAACGGAGAAATAAAAGAATATTTCGTTCATGAAAATGAAAGCATATACGTTCCAAAAACTACTAAACATAGGTTAGTTAATCCAGGAAAGATTCCGTTAGAGCTAATAGAAGTGCAAGTTGGTGAGTACGTGGAAGAGGATGATATTGTAAGATTTAATGATGTGTATGGAAGGTGTTAG